CAACCAACTCCCCGAGCGGCCGCTGGCAGCCGCCAACACCTTCCTGGATACGGGCCCCGCGCCCGATGGAGAAACCAAATGAAGCTCATCAGCAAACGCATCGGCGTGGCGATCCTGCCCGCGCTGCTCCTCACCGCCGGCGCCATTGCCATGGCCGCCGAGATGCCCGCGGTCGTGCACAAACCCTCGGTGGAGGTGCGCAGCGCACCGGACTTCAAGGCCGGCAAGATCGCCGTCCTGCAGCGCAATGCGGCGGTAAAGATCGTTGACCAGAACGGCCTGTGGTACCGGCTGCAGTTGGCCGATGGCGGCAGTGGTTACGTGCGCATCAACGAGGTGCGGGTGGCGAGCGCCGGCGCGGAGACCCCTGCCGCCAACAGTCAGGCTTTGTTCGGTGGCAATTCCGGCCAGGGCAGGAGCACGGAGACGGCGAGCGTGCGCGGCATCAACGAGACCACGTTGCGAACCGCCCGCAATGATGCCGCCGGACTGTCGAAGTTGCAGGCCTACAGCGTCAGCGCAGAAACCGCGGGGGCGCACGCGCGCAGCAAGGGCTGGCAGCCCGTACGCATTGCGTGGGGACCGGATGCGGCGGCAGCGCGTGGCAGCGGCGGCCAGGCGACCCAGGCCGAAAAACGCGCGACGCTGTCCTCGGCGCGCGGACTGCTTTCCCGTCTCGGTGGCGGTGCGATCGCCGACAGCGCGATGCGGGTCGCCGATCGCGCGGTCGGCAAGTCCGAACAGGAACTGGCGGCCGAGGAGCTCGAGCTCGGGCCGGCCATTGCCGGGCGGGTGCTGGGCGCGGCGCCGCTGTGGGCCAACCCCGAAGCGCAGAAGCGCATCAACCTGGTGGGGCGCTGGGTCGCCTCGCAGACCTCGCGACCGCAACTGCCGTGGACCTTCGGGGTCATCGACGACGGCGAGATCAACGCCTACGCCGCTCCGGGCGGCTACATCCTGGTCACCCGCGGCATGTACGACCTGCTTGACGACGACGCCGAACTGGCGGCGGTGATCGCCCACGAACTCGGCCACGTGGTCCAGCGCGACCACTATGAGGTGATCCGCAAGCAGGAGATTGCCAAGGTCGGCAAGGACGTCGCGATGGCCCAGGTCCGGCCACACGGTATTGCAGCGGATTTCGCCCGCGACTACGTCAACACCCACGGCGCGGCGGTGATGATGAGCAGCCTGGACCGCGACGCCGAATACCGCGCCGACGAGGCGGCCGGGGTGTACCTGGCACGCGCGGGGTTCGACCCGCTGTCGTTCTACGCGGTGCTGCAGAAGATGGCCGCCCTGGGCACCCGGCCGGCGCGCATGTCGCAGCTGTACCGCACGCATCCGCCGCTGGAGGCGCGCATGGACCGGCTCGACCAGCGGGTCCGCCGCTGATCACCGGACGCCAAACCGGAACGGGCCCGGGAAATGACTTTTCCGGGCCCGTGGCTGCAGGTCGGCCGTAACGACCGGCCGTTGCAGCAATCAGCTGACCAGACGCAGCGTCATCGGATAGCGGTAGGCCACGCCTTCGTTGCTCTTGATGGTCGCGATGATGGTCATCACGAGCCAGTAGATGCCGACCGCGAACGCCGCGAAGTAGAACAGGAAGCCGATCAGGATCACCAGCAGGACAGTCCCGACCGCCACCAGTGCAAGCGTGACAATGGCGATGGTGATGTTGAAGTTCAGGGCTTCCTTGGCCTGGTCGTCCACGAAGGGCATGGATTCCTTCTGGATCAGCCAGATGATCAGCGGCCCCAGGATGCAGCCCAAGCCGCCGGTGAAGATGCCGGTGAGCGCGGACAGGTGGGCAAACATCGCCCATTGACGCTGCTGGACGGGGATGCCCTCGTCCTGCGGCGGTGTACCAAGTGGATCGTGGTCGTGGACGTTCATGCAAATTCCCCCTGAATAGACTCGTGAAAGCATGTGCCCTGCCCGCAGGCAGGTCAATCGAGCCGGCTCAG
The genomic region above belongs to Lysobacter avium and contains:
- a CDS encoding M48 family metalloprotease translates to MKLISKRIGVAILPALLLTAGAIAMAAEMPAVVHKPSVEVRSAPDFKAGKIAVLQRNAAVKIVDQNGLWYRLQLADGGSGYVRINEVRVASAGAETPAANSQALFGGNSGQGRSTETASVRGINETTLRTARNDAAGLSKLQAYSVSAETAGAHARSKGWQPVRIAWGPDAAAARGSGGQATQAEKRATLSSARGLLSRLGGGAIADSAMRVADRAVGKSEQELAAEELELGPAIAGRVLGAAPLWANPEAQKRINLVGRWVASQTSRPQLPWTFGVIDDGEINAYAAPGGYILVTRGMYDLLDDDAELAAVIAHELGHVVQRDHYEVIRKQEIAKVGKDVAMAQVRPHGIAADFARDYVNTHGAAVMMSSLDRDAEYRADEAAGVYLARAGFDPLSFYAVLQKMAALGTRPARMSQLYRTHPPLEARMDRLDQRVRR
- a CDS encoding DUF4870 domain-containing protein, which gives rise to MFAHLSALTGIFTGGLGCILGPLIIWLIQKESMPFVDDQAKEALNFNITIAIVTLALVAVGTVLLVILIGFLFYFAAFAVGIYWLVMTIIATIKSNEGVAYRYPMTLRLVS